A genomic segment from Sesamum indicum cultivar Zhongzhi No. 13 unplaced genomic scaffold, S_indicum_v1.0 scaffold00124, whole genome shotgun sequence encodes:
- the LOC105179109 gene encoding BTB/POZ domain-containing protein At3g05675-like isoform X2 — translation MPILARIQPVDLVGTKSVFISAIRFATSIDGPSPPFGDELRTSAQEQVEYMLGDDADMPLVTADNEVQLETITGLSKTFSSFERELSLIFESGMCKFTECKILQSLSDLEWMCNVLLKMGLMNDFVSKWIDISETILRVVEDENLKCMWGLKLKLVEVTSKVLDAVGYGNVILPAPHRVQLIKSWLPFIRKLKPILDLMGDKDAEFPYKMDEDMCQSIEGAMVSLVSALPSDDQADILADWMNAEQLRYPDLSEAFEVWCFRTKSAKRRLVGGLMDKVDSTTVSL, via the coding sequence ATGCCCATATTGGCAAGAATCCAACCAGTGGATTTGGTTGGCACAAAGAGTGTTTTCATCTCAGCAATACGTTTCGCCACTTCAATAGATGGTCCTTCCCCTCCTTTCGGGGACGAACTTAGAACCTCAGCCCAAGAACAGGTCGAGTACATGCTTGGGGATGATGCAGACATGCCATTGGTTACAGCTGATAACGAGGTACAATTAGAGACGATAACTGGTCTGTCCAAGACTTTTTCTTCGTTTGAAAGAGAACTATCCTTGATTTTTGAATCTGGCATGTGCAAGTTCACAGAGTGTAAAATTTTGCAATCTCTATCTGATCTTGAATGGATGTGCAATGTTCTGCTAAAGATGGGCCTAATGAATGATTTTGTCTCGAAGTGGATTGATATATCGGAAACCATATTACGGGTCGTCGAAGACGAGAATCTCAAATGTATGTGGGGTCTAAAACTGAAACTTGTAGAAGTGACTTCAAAAGTACTCGATGCAGTTGGATACGGGAATGTGATTCTACCAGCTCCACACCGTGTCCAACTGATAAAATCGTGGCTTCCATTTATCAGAAAACTGAAGCCTATTCTTGATTTGATGGGCGATAAAGATGCAGAATTTCCTTACAAGATGGATGAAGATATGTGCCAGAGCATTGAAGGTGCAATGGTTTCCTTAGTTTCAGCACTGCCATCTGATGATCAAGCTGACATTCTTGCTGATTGGATGAACGCCGAGCAGCTAAGATATCCCGATCTGAGCGAGGCTTTCGAGGTATGGTGCTTTAGAACTAAGTCTGCTAAGAGAAGATTAGTTGGGGGCTTGATGGACAAAGTTGATAGTACCACCGTCAGCCTCTGA
- the LOC105179109 gene encoding BTB/POZ domain-containing protein At3g05675-like isoform X1 produces the protein MDGHNDPDLIKFGDSCRSDIIVLLKNRIGRQELFHSHSFILKSKSTYFADRLSDPSSQTCIEIECSEVNYNHHLKLLKCLYLPADSLSDSFDSVRSALGVLQVAADLHCESVVHSCVQYLEAVPWEESEEDEILDVVSRLGPIAMPILARIQPVDLVGTKSVFISAIRFATSIDGPSPPFGDELRTSAQEQVEYMLGDDADMPLVTADNEVQLETITGLSKTFSSFERELSLIFESGMCKFTECKILQSLSDLEWMCNVLLKMGLMNDFVSKWIDISETILRVVEDENLKCMWGLKLKLVEVTSKVLDAVGYGNVILPAPHRVQLIKSWLPFIRKLKPILDLMGDKDAEFPYKMDEDMCQSIEGAMVSLVSALPSDDQADILADWMNAEQLRYPDLSEAFEVWCFRTKSAKRRLVGGLMDKVDSTTVSL, from the coding sequence ATGGACGGGCACAACGACCCTGACTTGATTAAATTTGGAGATTCGTGCAGAAGTGATATCATTGTACTCCTGAAAAATAGGATAGGAAGACAAGAACTCTTTCATTCACATTCCTTTATCCTTAAAAGCAAGAGCACGTATTTTGCAGATAGACTTTCAGACCCGAGCTCTCAAACTTGTATAGAGATCGAGTGCTCAGAGGTCAATTATAATCACCATCTGAAACTTCTAAAGTGTCTTTATCTTCCAGCAGACTCACTTTCGGATTCCTTTGACTCTGTTCGGTCGGCCCTTGGTGTTCTTCAGGTTGCTGCAGACTTACATTGTGAATCGGTTGTTCACAGCTGTGTCCAGTACCTGGAGGCTGTTCCTTGGGAAGAAAGTGAAGAGGATGAAATTTTGGATGTAGTTTCACGGTTGGGTCCAATTGCCATGCCCATATTGGCAAGAATCCAACCAGTGGATTTGGTTGGCACAAAGAGTGTTTTCATCTCAGCAATACGTTTCGCCACTTCAATAGATGGTCCTTCCCCTCCTTTCGGGGACGAACTTAGAACCTCAGCCCAAGAACAGGTCGAGTACATGCTTGGGGATGATGCAGACATGCCATTGGTTACAGCTGATAACGAGGTACAATTAGAGACGATAACTGGTCTGTCCAAGACTTTTTCTTCGTTTGAAAGAGAACTATCCTTGATTTTTGAATCTGGCATGTGCAAGTTCACAGAGTGTAAAATTTTGCAATCTCTATCTGATCTTGAATGGATGTGCAATGTTCTGCTAAAGATGGGCCTAATGAATGATTTTGTCTCGAAGTGGATTGATATATCGGAAACCATATTACGGGTCGTCGAAGACGAGAATCTCAAATGTATGTGGGGTCTAAAACTGAAACTTGTAGAAGTGACTTCAAAAGTACTCGATGCAGTTGGATACGGGAATGTGATTCTACCAGCTCCACACCGTGTCCAACTGATAAAATCGTGGCTTCCATTTATCAGAAAACTGAAGCCTATTCTTGATTTGATGGGCGATAAAGATGCAGAATTTCCTTACAAGATGGATGAAGATATGTGCCAGAGCATTGAAGGTGCAATGGTTTCCTTAGTTTCAGCACTGCCATCTGATGATCAAGCTGACATTCTTGCTGATTGGATGAACGCCGAGCAGCTAAGATATCCCGATCTGAGCGAGGCTTTCGAGGTATGGTGCTTTAGAACTAAGTCTGCTAAGAGAAGATTAGTTGGGGGCTTGATGGACAAAGTTGATAGTACCACCGTCAGCCTCTGA